The window ACATTCCATTAGAGTTGAATGGATACGCTATTATAGTATGTGATCATCATATGGACCAGACTTGTAACACTTGTGAATAATAGGATAATACTTGTGATTAAAGCAGCTGATATTAATGATTTAAATCCTAGGCTAAATCTTATGATGGTGTAATTTAATTAATATCCATAATACTAATGGTTTAGGGTGGGTGTAACTGTGTAATAAGACCATCTTAATTTTCTAATAGAAAGAGTGGCAGATAAGATGCATGCATACCTTCACCAAAATAGAACAAGAAATAGAGACTACGTATGCATATCTGATAACACTAAAATGGACATGATCGTAAACATTCTACCTTCCCCGAATAACGTATAATTACAGTACAACTCAAACTAAATTCAAAGCCTAATCTAAATTCGCCACGTGAACATGACGTGACGTAATAAAATGAACTTAGGCTCAAATCAAATAACATAAGAGGCCCGCAAACAAATAATGAATGTTATTGAGTCGGCCCAAATTTTAACGCATCATCTATTCTTTGGAATTAGACTTACTTGTGAAGCAATTTGAACTTGTGAGTCATGATCTGAAAATGTCTGCTCATAAATTTTTAGCATCTGATTAATTAACTGCCTGTTCTTCAAGGCACGAGATCCCAGTAAGCGGATAAACCATCCCCATGCTTGAATAGTTTGAACCTTCAAGCCACTGGTTAGCATGTGGTGCATCCCAGTAAGCAACCTTGGCTTCAAATCTTTGACAACTGCCTGTTtatggaagaaaatgaagaaaaaggaaatgtaCATGTCAATATAAATTACAGAATAACCAGCAAGACAGGATCATGGAAAGCCACCTCATGGTTCTATGTGAGACCCGTGAAGCCAATGGAAGGGATGCTATATAATCATATGGTTAATTTTTCCATGACACGGCATGAGCTACCCATACTAGAAGTCATATTTCAAGAAAATGACATGAGCAAGTGAGTACCTAGGAAAGATTTAGCAGGGGGGGTAATATTGTAGACCTAGGGTTCAAACACCTCTCTGACATATCCCTCTCCCTCTTATCAGAGCTAAGGAGTCTTCTATATACTGAAGGAGCCCATATATGCGATAACAGCCTGTCACAATAACATAAGGCATATTCAGAAGAATTAGTATGAAAACAACACTATTTAAAACGCATGATACTTGCGATGTATTACCTGAATAGCCTCAAAAGTAGTCGACAAAGAACTGATAGGATTGTCAATGGCATGAACAATTGCAAGcaaaagagaatggaaagggGCAGCTAAAAGTGGTGTTCTCAATTGTTGGATAGATATGCACCACACCCCTAAATTGCAAACAGACTGCAGTTATGAAATCAGCAGGTTACTATTCGGACAcacgaaaaaacaaaaactaaaaacacaaaaagatcaTCGCTTGTAGTAATAAATTCCCGTCAATATAAAGAAATAACCTTCATTTTTTGTGGTTGTAATGAGCTTTGCCAGTGAATCTAAAACAAATTTGACATCATCCGCTGCGAAACAAAGAAATTGGTGACAGAAATTTGGTTATCAGTTTAAGCTCAGCTgcataaaaagttcaaaattttaatttcaaacgAATCAGAATTTTGAGTGGCTACATGTACCTGCGATTTCGGCGACGATGGACGGATGATATATCATGAAGCCCAAGCATTCCAATGCCTGAGTTGCActgcaaattttttaaataaaaaagaaaaatccaagACGTATTCAGTTAAACCACAccattaaaataaatgaaaaacccagaaaaatgaGATTTCGAATCGGAAGAACTCACATTTCTTCGTCATTGTTCCGAACATCGGCGACGGTCGGACGGATGAGGCTCCGGCAGCTCCGCGCAAGCATTTGAATTGAATCGTGGCAATCGGAGGATTGCTGCTGGAGGTGTAAGAGGGTGGAGTAGGCGAATGACTTGGTTGCTTTGGTGGCGGCTGAAGAAATCAGATCCCTGATTTCTTCGAGCTGGTCTGAAAATCCGGAAATCGTTGCGGTGGGGGAGAGGAAGCAGCAGTGACCAGACTACCGGTAGCATGTGAGGTGAAACCCTAATATCGCACTGGATTTTTGGAATTGGGAGTCTTTTCGCGCCATAGCACGGAAAAGGGTGACGGGTTTAGCAACCTGGGGCCTGTTGGGCTTTAGGCCTAAATAAATGGTAAGAAATACTTAGTGTTTTTAGAACTAAAAAATATTGCtttaaaagcgtttttaatCACTAGTACTTGTTAAACAAGTCCTAAGTCCCATGTATTTCTGTGAGAGGATTTTTTGAAGTTCCACGACTTTTGGAAGGATTTATACGAAAGAGTTTGTGATAAGGTTTCAGGTTTGCTTGTAGCACACATAAACGATAGTTGAGTTTGTACTAAGTTCAATTTCTTCATTATGCGTGAAtttctccatatatatatatatatgcatattacgTACTTATGTGTGTATTATAGTTATGTAGGTGAGACATTTGTACTAAAATTTATGTACTAATGTATTCGTACCACAATTTTATGCACATATACATTTGTCGCAATACTTTGCACCCATGAgtttttttcatataaattttttatgtatcgttgttgacattttttaattataagattttaaattttggataAATTTTTATCTATTAGTGTGATTGGAGCATAAAAATATACATGACTTAAGAATAGGTTTATAAATGTTATAACACTTAAATATGgtaagttttaataataaatacTTGAATTAGATTTGGAAAACGATTCatgttaaaatataaaaatatcttatttaagtcataaaatctaaaaactccatttttttcaaaactagTAAAGGAAAAAGTGACGATGAAACATCGCCAACAACAATTGGAGTCATGGCCCTCAAAAACGTGTGCCCGTCGAAACGTCTCTTCCTCATTAATGAATTAAAACCACCGCCGCATGCAATCGTGCATCCCAAATCCCTGAAAACCTCGATCCTATCTTTGAAGATTCCCAagatatccgaaatgattggccATTTCCCGGTTAATTTTCCCTCAAATTCAAAACCCTAGCGCCTCCGAATACCAAACGTTTGATCTTCCCTCtgaaatgcctataaatacccaaatttCTTTCATTTGCATCCCACGCCttcaaaaactttgaaatctCTCTTTCCATTCCTGCTTGCTCCAACCACAAAACCTCAAGCTCATCTCTCACAAACCCCCTTTTTAGCCTACGCAAACCTTTGACTCCTTACCAATGGCCTCCTTCATCTTAAAGCTTTCCGACGAGTGCAACAAATGCAAAGATTTCATCGACCGGAGAGCCATCAAAACGATATGCTTCGAAAACGACCTAGCCACCACCCACCAAATTCTGGGCCCACTATTCAAAGATGCAGTGCCATCGTGCATCACCAACCTCCTCAAGGAACAGTGCCTAACACCCGTGCTGCAAGGGTTTGACTGGTCGAAATGGTGTTTGGCACGgccccaaggagcttggccctcgaccactaTAGCTTGGGCCGTCTGGGTCGACCAAATGGGAACATTCTTCGACAAAGAATGGGACGCTCTCGGCATTCATGACGCCATCAAGCTCTCGACCATGGAGATCACCATGGATAAAGAGTTGTTCATGGCggccctgagtttatggtgttcggcTACCAACACCATGATCTTTCCCTTCGGCCCTATCAGCCCCACTTTCCTTGATATCTCAGCTATCCTTGGGACTTCCTCATCTAGTCTCCCAATAGATGCTGCCCTTGCCGGGTGCCCGTCGAACCTCGACCTAAAAGCGTTGTTCGACGAACGGGCCGTCGAGACACTAAACCGAGGAGATCGAGAGCCTTCGAAAGAAGAGGTTCAAAAgctacacaagaacttcttaaAATACAACACTCTCATTCTCCACTTCACCGGTCGAGGCGAGGAGAGCCTTAGGAAGGGAGAACATAAAGCCTTCctattctactggtacaacaaattcatctgtTGTACCCCTTGGGTCAAATTTCATGTCTTGTGGAACAAGTATGGCCATATAAGCGGAGTCACTCGGATTTCATCTATTGTCCCGGATCAAGGTGATGGTAGCGTCGCTACTCCGTTAGGTCAAACTCTTCACAGAGTTGTTGAGTCATGACAAGACTTTTGAGGTAACGTTATTCTGATCAGCCTTTCTCTAGCTTTAGAATACGTACTGTTTGGTATTCTATCCTTGTATATGATCCAATTTCGTACAATGTAGCAGAGACATTTCAGACTCAATGGTGCAATCTTGAACGTCATGCAAAAAAATTTGTAATGATGATGAATACTGTTTGTTTCCTAATCGATGAATAGAGTTTAATCTATCAATCTATTCGAAGTAAGAAGTGTTGAGGAAAAACATAGGTAAGCTTATGGGCCCGGGGCAGAGTTCAAAAGCCATCTTTGGTGACGTTGTTTTGGGAAAACATCACCTCCAAATTTAGTATTTGTAAAGATTTCCACCGTGATATCCGGAATACCACCTTACTCCGGTACTAGGTATTAAATATTAAGCTAATGGAAAACCTTTTGCCCTAGACTCACGATAATGCATTGACCAGATTAAGGTTGAGGAAGTGTCGGATCATACACGGAATGACCTCCAAATTTAAATGTTAGTCTAACATGTTTGAGTTGTCTTTGTTTTTTGATTTCGTTTGTTCTTTCACCTTGCCCCCATTCCAAGTCAGAGGATTTCAATAGTGCAACATGTCACCAAGAAGGGGCTTCCTTCTCAGTCCGAATTGTGTGTCCATCTTTAGTGATTCTTAAACGAAAGTTTGTTAGGAATTTGGTCGGCTGCATGTGGgtcaaaaatatttcttaaatcCTTTTGTCAAATCCTATGCGTCAGACTCGTGGACTTTGAATGTCGTTTTCGGTTTCTCTGAATGTGTCACACATATTGCATGTGGTGATGACCggttgttgtttggatgggataTTTTGCATGCGTGCAATATCCCTTTTGTGCACCTCGTTGCGTTATGGTCTTGGTAGTTACTATATTTTACTTGGTCATCAGGCATTGTTGGTTGATAGTAATGTCCGTGTAATCACTTACCACTCCACTCTCTCTTATTTACCCACCATCACTTCTCTCTTCATTTCTCAccgaatctctctctctctctctctctctccaatctCTCTTGTATTTTGTGTATAATGCTAGCAGAAAAAGTGACAGTGGAGGTTATCCAGAGAAATATATTGGCGCTAATACTAGATGATATTCATGCGGAGGTTGAGATTGAAGGACCTCAATTTTGGTAGATTTTAGATGCTGTTATCTTGTAAAATGTTAGACAACTTCATTCACTTAGTATAAATTACCTAGTTAAACTCATTCGAATTTCTCTTCAGATATTGTTTCTAATCTTAGTACCTCACCCAATTCATGAATTTGAGTtaaggtcttttttttttctttttcttttcttcttttcaaatttcttctcaACTGATGCAGTTTAAGGTTTATTAATTATAGATCGATATAATTAGTATGTGAGTGGGCAAGAATCCGGATGTAAttcatgtgaaaagaaaaaaaaattcaattctttttaaataaatttggtaTAGGGCACGATTACACAGAAGTGCCCAATCAGTTGAAAAGGGCTGTCAGACCTATCAGAATGAAGGCACAAATTAGGCTCTATAATGCTTTGCCTTGATAACACAAACAACTATATTGTGCCCTTCGGCCAAAGGACACACTCATAAAGGGCACACATAAAATTATTGTTGCTACATTGTTGCTATTTGTCTACAAGCACATATGTTGGTGCTCTTTGGCCTCAAAGGGCACACAATAATTTATTGTGTGcagtgcccatattttttgtaGTGTGCCAAGTGCTATGCATATATATGCAACCGGAGAGCTTGTCTAACGACCGATTTCAGCAATCTTGGTCCAAGATTTCAGAGATCTGTCATCGTAGTCTATTTCATACAATGCAAAGTGAGTTATGGGGAAGGTCAAGCTAGTAATGCTCTCGTCGAGAATATTAACAATTTCTCCagcttttttcctttcttcttccgTCAACTTCCCGTAGAGGAGACTCAAATATGGCATAGAACCTGCATCAAATATTGCACACACGCAGATTACATACGTACATTCCCGTCAACACTTTAAGAAATTAAGTCACGGTAAACAACAACTTACTGTTGTAGAAACCGAAATGGTAGCTCCAACGTTGGGCATTTTCAAACAACTAAGAAAAGAAGGTGTAATGATAAGTGAGTCTATTCAAGCTCAAACCAAAAcgagaaagatgaaaaggaaacaaaacagaacaaaacaaaacatcaaGAAAATCAATATGTATTAAAAAGGGATCGAGAAAATATATACCTCTCGATCCATCAATAATGAAACACACTGGTGATAGTAATTCTTAGTAACCACCCGATCAACTTTAGCAACGATGTCATCCATAGGAGCAAATCTAAACTTGTTAAGGGCATCCTCACGACTCATCATCTGGATGGATCCCAGGATGGGGATGTGAGGTTCGATCTCCGGCCCACCAAACTCTGCCTGGAGGCCCTCCATCACCTTCTTGATTCTATGGGAAACATCAGCCGGTGGAATGGCCCAAACCGAATACGAGTACAACCTCCGGCAACTTTCCCTCTTCCCGTCTACCACCACCATCGCATCTTCATCTTTATCTGAGCAAGTATTCTCTATGCTCTTAAGCTTGTGGCTGCGTCCCATGACCGAAACTATGCTATTCACATAAACAATAATACTATCTTTATCTTCTGTTTCAATGGGAATATGCTTAAGCTTTTTGGTACAAAGATTAAAGAAAACTACGTGTCCATCACTGTCAACCATAAGCCACTCATCGCCCCACAACGCCACAGGTCCAGACCTACGTATCTGATCATCTGTGCCCTCAATGGTCAAGTGTTTTGTCCAAGCACCCTTAAAGTCATCATCCATCACCCACATTTCATAAGGTTCAGGATATCGACGATGGTCCACACTAAGGGCAAAAAAAGCAACTGATTCATTCCAAACAGTAAGCTTCAAATAGAGGTGATTCGACCGCACAAACTGTTGGAGCTCAGATGGTAAGGGTATACCGTGAAATACCTCACGACTTGTATCGAAGGAAATGATCAATTTCCCATTCGCATGGAATCGATGCCCAACTCCGTCAAATGGACATAATTCCTTATCTTGCTCAATTCCCAGCCAATAACACATTCCCTTGAAGGACATCTGGAAATCCTCAGGCCAAAACAAAGTAGTTTCGGTTTCTAAAGAATCTGTGTTGATCTCTTCCCAAAAATCACAACCCATGGTGTATACTACTGCCTTGTGCCGACTAAGAAATGTCCGGCAGTCTTCATCTACCTCTTGAaaataagtagtaaaggtcacAACTTTGTACTCATTAGACATGGGATCATAGCCAAATCCAGTATGAAAACCAGTTTCCATATGTTCTTGCCGATCGTAATCATCCGGCTGGTCCAAGGGCCACATTGGAAGGCATGGCTCATCGGGAATACGATTGAATTCCCCAATTCCGGGATTGCATAAAACTAGGCCACTCTCACTAGATAGTAAAACAATGCCATTGCAGTGGCCTTGGATACGAAATTGTTGTTCCGGCACTCCGATATTTTGAATCAAAGATTGAGGAATAATGATGTCCTGGACACCAACAAGAGAGCAGCTATTGCTATGCTCGTCATCAGTATTATCATCGTCTTTGAAAAACTCAAGAAATGATAATACTTCTTCAGTCTCCTCCTTCTTAGtggtctcctcctcctcctcctcctcctcatgctGCCGCTGCACTACTAATCGCGCCAAAAAGACGTGGAGAGTGGTGAGATTGTTGTTCGCGGAGTTGGAGAGGTGCTTTGACAGAAAACCCGCATTGTTGATGAGAGCAGACCACCATTTAGAGACACATTTGAATCGCATCAGAGTTTTGGGAGGCAGAGTTAGTAGGATTTTCACCAACATATCTTGTCCCATTTTCATTTTGCCGCTGCAACACTCCTCGCGCTCTCTCTCTAACGATAAacaacaaattatgaaatttttttaattaatatttctaAGAAGAAAAAATCACAAACAGTAAACTAATTCAGATTTTAGATCAAATCTTTGATTAATTCTCGGAAGCAAGGTCCAATTACATACATCCTGATCTGCGTGTGTGCATATCATCACCATAGAAACTGATTAGGATTAGTAAGTAAAGATTTTAATTACTTGTTGCAGAAATTACCGGAGACGAAAGAGACCCCCGCCGGAGAAGGAGTCGATGGAGGCCGCACCTGCTGGTTTTGTGTTCTGCTCTACGACAGTGATGATAGACCGAGTGTGAGAGATGTGTTTCTTCAACCCTGTACCTCAAAAGTTGGGCCCACATAATATCATCCATTGCTTTCTTTGTGGGCCTCATGGAAcatgttatttgattttaaCCCGAGTTCATTTCTTCTGTCACATCGTGTCAACATGGCATAATGTGGATTATACCTTGATTTTAGCCTGCATTATACTATGAAGAtacattatttgaaaaaaaaatgtataatatTTGCATTTCTTAGAGTAGATCTGAATCATGTCAATTTTAATGTATTGAGATATGCATTCATTGTATCTATATTttgggtaaatatcagtttactactcttaagtttcgtgattttcaacatttggtacataaaatttttttcgtcccagagtcatatctaaagtgttaattttgggacagtctcatacatccgttagtcaaactatTAACTCTGCctttaactgatgatgtggcgccTATGTGGACAACGACTGTACACCATGTGTCATGAAGGGatccacgtggaaattaaaaattcaaaaaaataattatttaaagaaaagttaaaaaaaaaaaaaaaaaaaaaaccaaaagcaaaacccAGATTGTCTTCCCTAAATCCCCCCATGCCCACCTTCCCACCTCTATCACCCGCAACCACTTCCCTCCCCATTGCACCTCTATCCCAccttctcccatcccccatcatCCCTCCCAAAAATCTCGTCGTCGCCACCCGAGCCCACCTACTTCTCCCATCCCCAAAAATCCCGTCGTCGCCCTCCTTCTCCCATTCCACCATCCCTTCGAAGCCGTTGATGGCGAGGTCTAAATCCTTGAGGTTTTTGAGACGACCCAGTGAGTCGAGAATCTCGCCAACTAAGCTTCACTCGGTGAGCTAAAGCACCTCAAGGTTCGTCAAATTGCCGAGCTCGACCGGGATCCGACCCGAGTGAAATAGGTTGTAAGAAAGGTTGAGCATTTTTAGTGTGGAAATGTTGCCGAGAAACGGAGGGATGGTGCTTTCGATGAGATTGTAGACGAGAGAGAGGACCTC of the Pyrus communis chromosome 1, drPyrComm1.1, whole genome shotgun sequence genome contains:
- the LOC137709940 gene encoding F-box/kelch-repeat protein At3g06240-like; amino-acid sequence: MKMGQDMLVKILLTLPPKTLMRFKCVSKWWSALINNAGFLSKHLSNSANNNLTTLHVFLARLVVQRQHEEEEEEEETTKKEETEEVLSFLEFFKDDDNTDDEHSNSCSLVGVQDIIIPQSLIQNIGVPEQQFRIQGHCNGIVLLSSESGLVLCNPGIGEFNRIPDEPCLPMWPLDQPDDYDRQEHMETGFHTGFGYDPMSNEYKVVTFTTYFQEVDEDCRTFLSRHKAVVYTMGCDFWEEINTDSLETETTLFWPEDFQMSFKGMCYWLGIEQDKELCPFDGVGHRFHANGKLIISFDTSREVFHGIPLPSELQQFVRSNHLYLKLTVWNESVAFFALSVDHRRYPEPYEMWVMDDDFKGAWTKHLTIEGTDDQIRRSGPVALWGDEWLMVDSDGHVVFFNLCTKKLKHIPIETEDKDSIIVYVNSIVSVMGRSHKLKSIENTCSDKDEDAMVVVDGKRESCRRLYSYSVWAIPPADVSHRIKKVMEGLQAEFGGPEIEPHIPILGSIQMMSREDALNKFRFAPMDDIVAKVDRVVTKNYYHQCVSLLMDRELFENAQRWSYHFGFYNSSMPYLSLLYGKLTEEERKKAGEIVNILDESITSLTFPITHFALYEIDYDDRSLKSWTKIAEIGR